A genomic stretch from Anaerohalosphaeraceae bacterium includes:
- a CDS encoding DUF503 domain-containing protein, translating to MIVGTMTIPIHLHGLGSLKDKRRIVKSIIERLRSRFNASVSEVAAQDSKRIALIGIAVVSNESRFVEEQIDQIAAFIREDGRFFHGPIQREIFSSHYDIPLV from the coding sequence ATGATTGTCGGCACAATGACCATTCCGATTCATCTGCACGGGCTCGGGTCCCTGAAGGACAAACGCCGGATTGTCAAAAGCATCATTGAACGTCTCCGCAGCCGCTTCAATGCCTCCGTTTCTGAAGTGGCTGCACAAGACAGCAAACGAATCGCTCTGATTGGGATTGCCGTCGTATCCAACGAAAGCCGTTTTGTTGAAGAGCAAATTGACCAAATCGCCGCTTTTATCCGGGAGGACGGCCGTTTTTTTCACGGTCCCATCCAACGGGAAATCTTCTCTTCTCATTACGACATCCCCCTTGTCTAA
- a CDS encoding HAD family phosphatase codes for MQNRQSAPEWGVIFDLDGTITPNTAYHRQAWFELCKRYNIPMDMELYHQKVHARSNDKIVPNLFGPQASEAFIRKIEHEKESLYRQIYRPVMKPTAGLMQLLENLRSAGIPCGTASNSPKDNVDFVLDGLNIRPFFRAVFYRDHVQHGKPDPEILYKTAEGLGLPPKRCILFEDSSSGFKAARAAGMPYIVITAGGDPNELREAFDAQAVFEDFRGITPETLQTIIRRYSTEARSA; via the coding sequence ATGCAGAATCGGCAATCCGCCCCAGAGTGGGGCGTTATCTTTGATTTAGACGGGACCATCACGCCGAACACCGCTTATCATCGGCAGGCGTGGTTCGAACTGTGCAAACGGTATAACATCCCGATGGATATGGAGCTGTATCACCAGAAAGTCCACGCCCGCAGCAACGATAAAATCGTTCCCAACCTTTTCGGACCGCAGGCAAGTGAGGCCTTTATCCGCAAGATTGAACACGAAAAGGAATCGCTTTATCGACAAATCTACAGGCCTGTGATGAAACCGACGGCCGGTCTGATGCAGCTCCTCGAGAACCTTCGGTCTGCCGGCATTCCGTGCGGAACCGCCTCCAACTCGCCGAAGGACAACGTGGATTTTGTCCTCGACGGGCTGAATATCAGACCCTTTTTCCGGGCCGTTTTCTACCGGGACCACGTTCAGCACGGCAAACCGGACCCGGAAATCCTTTATAAGACCGCCGAGGGACTGGGCCTGCCGCCGAAGCGGTGCATCCTTTTCGAAGATTCCTCGTCGGGTTTTAAGGCGGCCCGTGCGGCGGGGATGCCCTACATTGTCATCACAGCCGGAGGCGACCCGAATGAACTCCGAGAGGCCTTTGATGCCCAGGCCGTTTTTGAAGATTTCAGAGGGATTACCCCAGAGACACTGCAGACGATAATTCGCAGATATTCGACAGAGGCCCGCTCTGCCTGA
- a CDS encoding YkgJ family cysteine cluster protein, with amino-acid sequence MLRTQADQISARLLEIHGREIVCRAGCTDCCQNLTVWPVEFYTVLEDLRAAGYSHLVFDESASCGFLKDGLCQIYPFRPLICRTHGLPIAFETETAEKPEIAVSFCPKNFQNWEQKGLTFGPDNTLQIDRLNEQLSQIHLRFLEESGDKSLTVNSRIELKRLAQLL; translated from the coding sequence TTGCTTCGGACTCAAGCGGATCAGATTTCGGCGCGGCTGCTCGAAATTCACGGCCGGGAGATTGTTTGCCGGGCGGGGTGTACAGACTGCTGCCAGAATCTGACGGTCTGGCCGGTGGAGTTTTATACTGTTTTGGAGGATCTGCGTGCCGCCGGTTATTCCCATCTGGTTTTTGACGAATCGGCATCTTGCGGTTTTCTAAAGGACGGACTGTGTCAGATTTATCCGTTTCGCCCCCTGATTTGCCGAACACACGGACTGCCGATTGCCTTCGAAACTGAAACGGCGGAAAAACCGGAAATCGCCGTATCATTTTGTCCGAAAAATTTTCAGAATTGGGAGCAGAAAGGACTTACCTTCGGCCCGGACAATACCCTTCAAATTGACCGGCTCAATGAGCAGCTCAGCCAAATTCACCTTCGTTTTCTTGAAGAGTCCGGGGACAAATCTTTGACCGTCAATTCACGAATTGAATTGAAAAGACTGGCGCAACTGCTCTGA
- the alaS gene encoding alanine--tRNA ligase produces the protein MHSNEIRRTFIQFFEQRGHRFIPSWPVVPVGDDTLLFTNAGMNQFKDIFLGFRKPDCGRAVNSQKCIRVSGKHNDLEEVGLDTYHHTFFEMLGNWSFDDYFKAEAIEWAWELLTKGYGIDPARLWATVFAGDREDGSEPDEEAAVLWTKVTPLPKERILFCGRKDNFWEMGSSGPCGPCSEIHIDLGPDRCDMQGVPGHQCRVNGGCSRFIELWNLVFIQFHRRPDGKLERLSANYVDTGAGLERITAVLQNKRSNYDTDLFLPLIQATQDLCKIRYTSQLGKKTDNAFRVIADHIRTLTFAIADGVTPSNEGRGYVIRRILRRAARFGRTLDLHEPFLYKLVGVLAESMGGHFPELRQRREFVSRVIEAEESSFGRTLDRGLELFAAAAEKASKSKERTISGEDAFRLYDTYGFPLDLTELMAREQGLKVDTQGFEQLMEQQRSMARAAQKGGALTALLSGVQLPATEDSLKYQTEQCTAQIAGWIDEEGFHREGIIPSGKEDIALILDRTCFYAESGGQVGDCGQIESPDGVFAVKTTEKASDCVLHRGKVASGSLRVGQTVKAIVDTGRRQSRKNHTATHLLQWALRQVLGDSVHQQGSLVCPDYFRFDFTWPKALTKEEIRKIEDLVQQKIEEDHPVYTAVLPIEEAKKLGAMALFGEKYGQQVRVIAIGARSNDTLSEAFSKEFCGGTHVERTGLIGGFAVLKEESISAGVRRITGLTGRALMEHLRRRSQIVDELVETLRTPAEQISARVKKVLEDNKYLQKQLKSGVVRGGNDPLAEAGALLEKARRIGQTAVVVGEVASAPAEQLRTAIDSIKKKAGSAAIVLAVKEEDSKVLLLAGVTDDLIQKGIRAGDIVKEIAPIVGGGGGGRPQMAQAGGKDPSKIKEALEKARELIEKHL, from the coding sequence GTGCACAGCAACGAGATTCGCAGGACGTTTATTCAGTTTTTTGAGCAGCGGGGGCATCGGTTTATCCCGAGCTGGCCGGTGGTGCCGGTCGGCGATGATACGCTGCTGTTTACCAATGCCGGAATGAACCAGTTCAAGGATATCTTTCTGGGGTTCCGCAAGCCGGACTGCGGACGGGCGGTTAACAGCCAGAAATGCATCCGGGTCAGCGGCAAGCACAACGACCTGGAGGAAGTAGGGCTGGATACCTATCACCATACGTTCTTCGAGATGCTCGGCAACTGGTCGTTCGATGATTATTTCAAGGCTGAAGCCATTGAGTGGGCCTGGGAACTGCTGACGAAAGGATACGGCATCGACCCTGCTCGACTCTGGGCGACGGTCTTTGCAGGCGACCGGGAGGACGGTTCCGAGCCGGATGAGGAGGCGGCGGTCCTGTGGACGAAGGTAACCCCTCTTCCAAAAGAGCGGATTTTATTCTGCGGACGCAAGGACAATTTCTGGGAGATGGGCTCCAGCGGACCCTGCGGGCCGTGCAGCGAAATTCACATTGATTTGGGGCCGGACCGGTGTGATATGCAGGGAGTGCCGGGCCATCAATGCCGGGTCAACGGCGGCTGCTCCCGCTTTATCGAGCTGTGGAATCTGGTGTTTATTCAGTTTCACCGCAGGCCGGATGGAAAACTGGAGCGTCTGAGTGCAAATTATGTGGATACCGGTGCCGGTCTGGAGCGCATCACGGCTGTGCTGCAGAATAAGCGGAGCAATTATGATACGGATTTGTTCCTGCCGCTGATTCAGGCGACGCAGGACCTGTGCAAAATCCGATATACGTCTCAGCTGGGCAAGAAAACGGACAACGCGTTCCGCGTAATTGCCGACCATATCCGGACTTTGACGTTTGCGATTGCAGACGGTGTGACGCCGAGCAACGAAGGCCGGGGTTATGTGATTCGTCGGATTCTGCGGCGGGCGGCGCGGTTTGGACGGACCCTCGACCTGCACGAGCCGTTTTTGTATAAGCTGGTGGGTGTCCTGGCAGAGTCGATGGGCGGGCATTTCCCGGAATTGAGACAGCGGCGGGAGTTTGTCAGCCGGGTGATTGAGGCGGAGGAAAGCTCGTTCGGTCGGACGCTGGACCGCGGTCTGGAGCTCTTTGCCGCAGCGGCGGAGAAGGCCTCCAAGTCAAAAGAGCGGACAATTTCCGGTGAGGATGCCTTCCGACTGTATGACACCTACGGTTTCCCGCTGGATTTGACGGAGCTGATGGCTCGAGAACAGGGGCTGAAAGTCGATACGCAGGGCTTTGAGCAGCTGATGGAACAGCAGCGATCGATGGCGCGAGCGGCCCAGAAAGGCGGGGCGCTGACGGCATTGCTCAGCGGTGTGCAGCTGCCTGCAACGGAGGATTCGCTCAAATACCAGACCGAGCAGTGTACGGCACAAATTGCCGGCTGGATTGATGAAGAAGGGTTTCACCGCGAAGGGATAATCCCATCCGGGAAGGAAGACATTGCGTTGATTCTGGACCGAACCTGCTTTTATGCGGAGTCCGGCGGTCAGGTGGGGGATTGCGGACAAATCGAGTCGCCGGATGGAGTCTTTGCGGTCAAGACGACGGAAAAAGCGTCTGATTGCGTCCTTCATCGCGGGAAGGTTGCCTCCGGTTCTCTGCGAGTCGGCCAGACCGTCAAGGCAATCGTGGATACCGGACGCAGACAGTCCAGAAAGAATCATACGGCTACGCACCTGCTGCAATGGGCGCTGCGGCAGGTCCTCGGCGATTCCGTGCATCAGCAGGGCTCCCTCGTCTGCCCGGACTATTTCCGGTTTGATTTTACCTGGCCGAAGGCACTGACAAAGGAAGAAATCCGAAAGATTGAAGACCTTGTTCAGCAGAAAATCGAGGAGGACCATCCGGTTTATACGGCGGTTCTGCCGATTGAGGAAGCCAAAAAATTAGGGGCGATGGCTCTCTTTGGGGAAAAATACGGACAGCAGGTGCGGGTCATCGCCATCGGCGCCCGCTCAAACGACACACTTTCCGAGGCCTTCAGCAAGGAATTTTGCGGAGGCACCCACGTGGAGCGAACAGGGCTCATCGGCGGCTTTGCGGTTCTCAAAGAGGAGAGCATTTCCGCAGGGGTGCGAAGAATTACGGGCCTGACGGGCCGTGCACTGATGGAGCATCTGCGGCGTCGTAGCCAAATCGTGGATGAACTGGTGGAAACACTGAGAACGCCGGCTGAACAAATTTCGGCGCGAGTGAAGAAGGTGCTGGAGGACAACAAGTATCTGCAAAAACAGCTCAAAAGCGGGGTGGTTCGCGGCGGAAATGACCCGCTTGCGGAGGCCGGGGCTTTGCTCGAAAAGGCCCGGCGCATCGGACAGACGGCCGTTGTGGTGGGAGAGGTTGCATCCGCACCGGCGGAACAATTGCGAACGGCAATTGACAGCATTAAGAAAAAAGCCGGCTCGGCGGCTATCGTTCTGGCGGTCAAGGAAGAGGACAGCAAAGTGCTGCTCTTGGCAGGGGTAACCGATGATTTGATTCAGAAAGGAATCAGGGCGGGCGATATTGTCAAAGAGATTGCTCCGATTGTCGGCGGCGGGGGCGGCGGAAGACCCCAGATGGCTCAGGCCGGCGGCAAAGACCCGTCAAAAATCAAGGAAGCCCTTGAGAAAGCCCGAGAACTGATTGAAAAACATCTGTAG
- the recA gene encoding recombinase RecA has protein sequence MAKEVKKKTTGKKETAAAPEKTSVKSDALDRAIAQIEKQYGTGSIMKMEDGSPRRIEGISTGALSLDLALGGGGIPRGRVIEFFGPESSGKTTLALHAIANAQKAGGVAAFIDAEHALDLTWAKKLGVDISSLLISQPDTGEQALDIAEMLIKSNAVDIIVIDSVAALVPAAELQGDMGQSHVGLQARLMSQALRKLTGAISKSKTCLIFINQIRMKIGVMFGNPETTPGGNALKFYASVRVDIRRVETLKDAKGEAIGNRVRARVVKNKVAAPFKSAEFDILFDRGICAMGDLLDLAAECGVLAKSGAWYLYGDKKVGQGRDNARLYLEQNPEFAEELKEKILVVRGLAEPKEK, from the coding sequence ATGGCCAAAGAGGTAAAGAAAAAAACGACAGGAAAAAAAGAAACCGCCGCAGCGCCCGAAAAAACATCTGTAAAGTCGGATGCACTGGATCGGGCAATCGCCCAGATTGAAAAGCAGTATGGGACCGGCTCCATTATGAAGATGGAGGACGGGAGCCCTCGCCGGATTGAAGGCATTTCTACCGGGGCTCTTTCGCTGGATTTGGCGCTGGGCGGAGGGGGTATTCCGAGAGGCCGGGTAATTGAGTTTTTCGGACCGGAATCCTCCGGAAAAACCACGCTGGCCCTTCATGCAATTGCCAACGCCCAAAAGGCAGGGGGAGTGGCGGCTTTTATTGATGCAGAGCATGCCCTCGACCTGACGTGGGCCAAAAAGCTGGGCGTGGATATTTCCTCGCTTCTGATCAGCCAGCCGGATACCGGCGAGCAGGCGCTGGATATCGCCGAGATGCTGATTAAGTCGAATGCGGTCGATATTATCGTGATTGATTCCGTGGCGGCCCTGGTGCCGGCGGCGGAACTGCAGGGGGATATGGGGCAAAGCCATGTCGGACTTCAGGCGCGGCTGATGAGCCAGGCCCTGCGGAAATTGACCGGTGCTATCAGCAAGAGCAAGACCTGCCTGATTTTCATCAACCAGATTCGGATGAAGATTGGGGTGATGTTCGGCAACCCGGAAACGACGCCCGGCGGCAATGCTCTGAAATTTTACGCATCGGTGCGCGTGGATATTCGCCGGGTGGAGACGCTCAAGGATGCCAAAGGCGAGGCGATTGGAAACCGGGTACGTGCTCGGGTGGTGAAAAACAAGGTGGCGGCTCCTTTCAAGTCGGCGGAATTCGATATTCTCTTTGACCGGGGCATTTGTGCGATGGGGGATTTGCTGGATTTGGCGGCCGAATGCGGGGTCCTGGCCAAGAGCGGGGCCTGGTATCTGTACGGCGACAAGAAGGTGGGGCAGGGACGCGACAACGCCCGGCTGTATCTGGAGCAGAATCCGGAGTTTGCGGAGGAATTGAAAGAGAAAATCCTGGTTGTACGGGGTTTGGCTGAACCGAAAGAAAAATAA
- the thpR gene encoding RNA 2',3'-cyclic phosphodiesterase, with translation MRLFIAVDVDEQVRRQLASVQKQMRQAFSGPGVKWVNPDLIHLTLKFLGEVPDRDVPQVCRLTEETARRHSPFEMRVQGIGTFGKPPRVLWVGVLESEKLAALAEDIEKTFEKAGWPREEKGFSAHLTLARIKDPKAGGAVERAVQMQPPRTFGDVWVDQVVVYESQLSAGGPIYTPAGKYDLNG, from the coding sequence ATGCGCCTTTTTATTGCGGTAGATGTCGATGAGCAGGTTCGCAGGCAGCTGGCTTCTGTGCAGAAGCAGATGCGTCAGGCATTTTCCGGTCCGGGTGTGAAATGGGTCAATCCGGACCTGATTCACCTGACGCTGAAGTTTTTGGGAGAGGTGCCCGATAGAGATGTGCCGCAAGTCTGCCGGCTGACGGAGGAAACCGCCCGGAGGCATTCCCCGTTTGAGATGCGCGTTCAGGGAATCGGAACGTTCGGAAAACCGCCTCGTGTGCTCTGGGTCGGCGTGCTGGAGTCGGAAAAACTGGCGGCTCTTGCAGAAGATATCGAAAAGACCTTTGAAAAGGCCGGCTGGCCGCGGGAGGAAAAGGGCTTCAGTGCCCATTTAACCTTGGCCCGCATCAAAGACCCAAAGGCAGGAGGGGCCGTCGAGCGGGCTGTTCAGATGCAGCCGCCTCGCACGTTTGGGGATGTCTGGGTTGACCAGGTGGTGGTTTATGAAAGTCAGCTGTCGGCGGGAGGGCCGATTTACACACCTGCCGGAAAATATGACTTAAACGGATAA
- a CDS encoding PfkB family carbohydrate kinase encodes MSLLVTGSVGIDTVRTPFGYNEDCIGGSAVHFAMGAGIFTDVKFLGVVGEDFPFDLQEIFQGRRVDLTGLEIRKGSKTFRWCGSYQGDMNEARTESVELNVLAEAPPRIPESYLDCEYVFLANTAPALQMELLSQLGSPAFVAADTMNHWIVTANDDLKELLDRIDMLILNDGEARLLTGQQNLITAAKRILEMGPRFVVIKKGEHGSMMYTREGDCFILPAYPTPVVIDPTGAGDSFAGGMMGYLAQSDRVDVISLRNAIVYGTVVASFTIGDFSIYGIRSATREMIDERFDFMRKVTQF; translated from the coding sequence ATGTCGCTGCTGGTGACCGGTTCGGTCGGAATTGATACGGTACGGACGCCGTTCGGATACAACGAAGACTGTATCGGCGGCTCGGCGGTCCATTTTGCAATGGGGGCCGGCATTTTTACAGATGTCAAGTTCCTTGGCGTAGTCGGGGAGGATTTTCCATTTGATTTGCAGGAAATTTTCCAGGGACGCCGGGTGGATTTGACGGGGCTGGAAATCCGCAAGGGCAGCAAGACATTCCGCTGGTGCGGTTCCTATCAGGGGGATATGAATGAGGCCCGTACGGAGTCGGTAGAGCTGAATGTATTAGCCGAAGCACCGCCGCGGATTCCGGAAAGTTATCTGGACTGTGAATATGTCTTTTTGGCAAATACGGCGCCGGCCCTTCAGATGGAGCTGCTCAGCCAGCTGGGCAGTCCGGCTTTTGTGGCCGCGGACACAATGAATCACTGGATTGTCACGGCCAATGATGATTTGAAGGAGCTGCTGGATCGGATTGATATGCTGATTCTCAACGATGGGGAAGCGCGTCTTCTGACGGGGCAGCAGAATCTGATTACAGCGGCCAAGCGAATCCTCGAGATGGGGCCCCGTTTTGTGGTGATTAAGAAGGGTGAACACGGCTCGATGATGTACACACGGGAGGGGGACTGCTTTATCCTGCCGGCTTATCCGACACCGGTGGTCATTGACCCCACCGGTGCGGGAGATTCGTTTGCCGGCGGGATGATGGGCTATCTGGCCCAGTCGGACCGCGTGGACGTCATCTCGCTTCGCAATGCGATTGTGTATGGGACCGTGGTGGCATCATTTACCATCGGGGATTTTTCCATTTATGGGATTCGTTCGGCGACCCGGGAAATGATAGACGAGCGGTTTGATTTTATGCGGAAGGTAACGCAGTTTTAG
- the gltX gene encoding glutamate--tRNA ligase, whose product MIVTRFAPSPTGYLHIGGARTALFNWLLARKSGGKFLLRIEDTDLKRNTPTATQQVLADLRWLGIDWDEGPEVGGPNGPYFQSQRLEIYQHYVRKLIEEKKAYYCFDTPEEIERLRREAEAKKQVFLYPRPARFPEPEEARKAQAQGRPVTVRLAVTETEPIVVRDLLRGDVVFNPAEIGDFVILKSDGFPTYHLAVVVDDELMGVTHVIRGQEHLMNTPNHLLLQRALGFRTPTYLHMSVTVSESGGKLSKRERPEALRKAIQEKKEVDLDALAKAAGLSRQELNLFLAGEKMPDMPAIDTMAAFLGVHLPEINVVDFLKSGYLPETMVNFLALLGWSPAGRQEIMDRQELIEAFDLSRLNKSNSLFDRKKLLAFNTEHIKRVPLKTLVRHFRVFLETTGSPVAAADDAMLEHLIRINEGARTLAQIEEKCRFAFTADEAVAYDPEAVKKVLQKEGAIDILKTIAQRLRELKEFTAESLEVMLRNLAEEKQAGLGKVAQPLRVAITGTMISPPIFDAVNLLGLERTVKRIERAIQLFGHA is encoded by the coding sequence ATGATTGTAACACGGTTTGCTCCCTCGCCGACGGGGTATCTGCATATCGGCGGAGCCCGCACGGCGCTGTTTAACTGGCTTTTGGCCCGAAAAAGCGGCGGCAAGTTTCTGCTGCGCATCGAGGATACCGACCTGAAGCGCAATACGCCCACCGCGACCCAGCAGGTTTTGGCGGATTTACGCTGGCTGGGGATTGACTGGGATGAGGGGCCGGAAGTCGGGGGGCCCAACGGGCCCTATTTCCAGTCGCAGCGGCTGGAGATTTATCAGCATTACGTCCGAAAGCTGATAGAAGAAAAGAAGGCCTATTACTGTTTTGATACGCCGGAAGAGATTGAACGGCTTCGTCGAGAGGCCGAGGCCAAAAAGCAGGTCTTTTTGTACCCGCGGCCGGCGCGTTTTCCGGAACCGGAAGAGGCCCGAAAAGCACAGGCCCAGGGGCGGCCCGTTACGGTGCGTCTGGCTGTGACGGAGACGGAGCCGATCGTGGTTCGGGATTTGCTCCGAGGGGATGTGGTGTTCAATCCGGCGGAAATCGGGGATTTTGTCATCTTAAAATCAGACGGTTTCCCGACCTATCATCTGGCGGTGGTGGTGGATGATGAGCTCATGGGGGTTACGCATGTCATCCGGGGGCAGGAGCACCTGATGAATACCCCGAATCATCTTTTGCTCCAGCGAGCCCTTGGCTTTCGAACACCGACATACCTGCACATGTCTGTTACCGTCAGCGAAAGCGGGGGCAAACTGTCCAAGCGGGAAAGGCCCGAAGCCCTTCGGAAAGCAATTCAGGAAAAAAAAGAGGTTGATTTGGATGCTTTGGCCAAGGCCGCCGGCCTAAGCCGACAGGAGCTGAATTTGTTTTTGGCAGGGGAGAAAATGCCGGATATGCCGGCGATTGATACGATGGCGGCATTTCTGGGCGTGCACCTGCCGGAAATTAACGTGGTGGATTTCCTCAAGAGCGGCTATCTGCCGGAGACGATGGTGAATTTCCTGGCCCTGCTCGGCTGGAGTCCGGCCGGCAGACAGGAGATTATGGACCGGCAGGAACTGATTGAGGCCTTTGACCTGAGCCGCCTGAACAAGTCCAACAGTCTGTTTGACCGCAAGAAACTGCTGGCCTTCAATACAGAGCATATCAAACGGGTACCGCTCAAGACGCTGGTGCGTCATTTTCGCGTCTTTTTGGAGACGACCGGCTCACCCGTTGCGGCGGCGGATGATGCAATGCTGGAGCATTTGATTCGGATTAATGAAGGCGCTCGGACGCTGGCTCAGATTGAGGAAAAGTGCCGTTTTGCTTTTACGGCGGATGAGGCCGTTGCCTATGACCCGGAAGCGGTGAAAAAGGTGTTGCAGAAAGAAGGGGCGATCGATATCCTGAAGACGATTGCCCAGCGGCTCCGGGAGCTCAAAGAGTTTACGGCGGAATCGCTGGAAGTAATGCTGCGGAATCTGGCGGAAGAAAAACAGGCCGGTCTGGGCAAGGTGGCTCAGCCGCTTCGGGTGGCGATTACGGGAACGATGATTAGCCCGCCGATTTTCGATGCGGTCAATCTTCTGGGGCTGGAGCGGACGGTGAAGCGGATTGAACGAGCGATTCAACTTTTCGGCCATGCGTAA
- a CDS encoding glutamine--tRNA ligase/YqeY domain fusion protein codes for MSPIESNNNNNQPQRMDFIRQIIAEDCEKGTWGGRVHTRFPPEPNGYLHIGHAKSICLNFGIAQEFGGKCNLRFDDTNPSKEDQEYVDAIIEDVRWLGWDWEDRLYFASDYFQQMYDWAVELIKKGKAYVCDLSAEETRQYRGTLTEPGRNSPYRDRSVEENLDLFERMKNGEFPDGSRTLKAKIDMAHPNLNMRDPVMYRILHATHHRTGDKWCIYPMYDWAHGLEDSIEGITHSICTLEFENHRPLYDWFLDQLGIYHPRQIEFARLNLTYTVMSKRKLLRLVKENFVRGWDDPRMPTLRGLRRRGYSPEAIRNFCKVIGVNKFNSTVDYALLEHCLREDLNKTSPRVMAVLNPLKVVLTNYPEGQTELLEAINNPEDLSAGTRQVPFSKVLYIERDDFMENPPKKFYRLAPGREVRLRYGYLIKCQEVIKDSAGNIVELRCTYDPATRGGEAPDGRKVKATIHWVSAAHAFDAEVRLYEHLFTKEDPEDVPEGQDFTVNINPDSLKILTGCKVEPSLKTTQPFDRWQFERLGYFCTDPDTRDGHLVFNRTVTLKDTWSKIQQKGDAE; via the coding sequence ATGAGCCCAATTGAATCCAACAATAACAATAATCAGCCGCAGCGGATGGACTTCATTCGGCAAATCATTGCGGAGGACTGTGAAAAAGGAACCTGGGGCGGTCGGGTCCATACCCGTTTTCCCCCGGAACCGAACGGCTATCTTCATATCGGACATGCCAAAAGCATTTGCCTCAACTTCGGCATCGCTCAGGAATTCGGCGGCAAGTGCAACCTGCGTTTTGACGACACCAATCCCTCCAAAGAAGACCAGGAATATGTGGATGCCATCATTGAAGATGTCCGCTGGCTGGGCTGGGATTGGGAAGACCGGCTCTATTTTGCCTCCGACTATTTCCAGCAGATGTACGATTGGGCAGTCGAGTTAATCAAAAAAGGCAAGGCCTATGTGTGCGACCTGTCTGCGGAGGAAACCCGTCAATATCGCGGCACTCTCACCGAGCCGGGCAGAAACAGCCCTTATCGGGACCGTTCCGTCGAAGAAAATCTGGACCTTTTCGAACGGATGAAAAATGGTGAGTTCCCAGACGGCTCCCGGACTCTCAAAGCCAAAATCGACATGGCTCATCCCAATCTGAATATGCGGGACCCCGTGATGTACCGCATTCTTCATGCTACGCATCATCGAACCGGCGACAAATGGTGCATCTACCCGATGTATGACTGGGCCCACGGCCTGGAGGACTCTATCGAAGGCATCACCCACTCGATCTGTACGCTCGAATTTGAAAATCACCGCCCGCTGTACGACTGGTTCCTCGACCAGCTGGGGATTTATCATCCCCGCCAGATTGAGTTTGCCCGCCTGAACCTCACCTATACCGTGATGAGCAAGCGCAAACTCCTGCGGCTGGTCAAAGAAAACTTTGTCCGCGGCTGGGATGACCCGCGGATGCCGACCCTGCGCGGTCTGCGTCGGCGCGGCTATTCACCCGAAGCCATCCGCAATTTCTGCAAGGTCATCGGGGTCAACAAGTTCAACAGCACCGTTGATTATGCCCTTCTGGAACATTGTCTTCGCGAAGACCTCAATAAAACATCGCCGCGTGTGATGGCTGTCCTGAATCCCCTCAAAGTTGTTCTGACCAACTATCCGGAAGGACAGACCGAACTGCTCGAGGCGATTAACAATCCGGAAGACTTGTCGGCCGGCACGCGTCAGGTGCCCTTCTCCAAAGTGCTGTACATCGAGCGGGATGACTTTATGGAAAACCCGCCGAAGAAGTTTTACCGACTGGCCCCCGGCCGCGAGGTACGTCTCCGCTACGGCTACTTAATCAAATGTCAGGAGGTCATCAAAGACAGCGCCGGAAATATTGTCGAGCTCCGCTGCACCTATGACCCGGCCACCCGAGGAGGTGAAGCGCCAGACGGCCGGAAGGTCAAGGCCACGATCCACTGGGTCAGCGCCGCACACGCTTTCGATGCAGAAGTGCGGCTCTATGAGCATCTCTTTACAAAAGAAGACCCGGAAGATGTCCCCGAAGGACAGGATTTCACGGTCAATATCAATCCGGATTCTCTGAAAATCCTGACCGGCTGCAAGGTCGAGCCGTCCTTGAAAACAACCCAGCCGTTTGACCGCTGGCAGTTCGAACGGCTCGGCTATTTCTGCACAGACCCCGACACCCGAGACGGACATCTGGTCTTCAACCGAACCGTCACGCTGAAGGATACCTGGAGCAAAATCCAGCAAAAAGGCGACGCGGAATGA